One window of the Bacillota bacterium genome contains the following:
- the mreD gene encoding rod shape-determining protein MreD: MMLPLRPHWARTVTVARVVALAAAAVLLVGVQMGGLGRWRLFGVYPDLLVVAVCSVALQRGPWAGVGAAFVFGLLADIAGGHLVGLSVLCYAAAALVAGPLGLRAFPERWIVTSSAVALGTAASQLAYVLGAKAFGYDLAFWQAGPRIIGALVLYHWLLTPPTFLLIRSLLDMIWPRRLDA; the protein is encoded by the coding sequence ATGATGCTGCCGCTACGGCCGCACTGGGCCCGTACGGTCACCGTCGCGCGCGTCGTTGCCCTGGCCGCGGCCGCTGTCCTGCTGGTGGGGGTCCAAATGGGCGGGCTGGGGCGCTGGCGGCTGTTCGGCGTTTATCCGGACCTGTTGGTGGTGGCGGTCTGCAGCGTCGCGCTGCAGCGGGGGCCGTGGGCGGGCGTGGGGGCTGCGTTCGTGTTCGGCTTGCTGGCCGACATAGCCGGCGGCCACCTGGTGGGGCTGTCGGTCCTATGCTACGCCGCGGCGGCGCTGGTGGCCGGTCCGCTGGGCCTGCGGGCGTTTCCGGAGCGGTGGATCGTCACTTCATCGGCCGTTGCCCTCGGGACGGCGGCCAGCCAGCTCGCGTACGTGCTGGGAGCGAAAGCGTTCGGGTATGATTTGGCCTTTTGGCAGGCGGGGCCCCGCATCATCGGCGCGCTGGTGCTGTATCACTGGCTGCTGACGCCGCCCACGTTCTTATTGATCCGCAGTTTGTTGGACATGATCTGGCCGCGGCGGCTGGACGCGTGA
- the mrdA gene encoding penicillin-binding protein 2, translating into MGRVHRWGRKESEAAEQELKRRTLAIAVLGLTVLALLLVRMWQLQIVHGEEYARLADGNRLRRLATTAPRGRIYDRNGVVVADNRLVFTVSIVPGGLTEDREGVIERLSALLGMTREEIEEALLGKQRAYPYEPIRIKRDVPPEVVVAIEEQRMDLPGVIVEQEPVRVYTAGPALTPVLGHVLTASAEDLRSFAGYRPDDLVGKTGVERAYEEYLRGEHGYRQVEVNALSRVVRELGSVPPVPGHDLVLTIDAELQQAVAEILAERIAELAADPSRTRPPGGGAVVVLDPRTGAVLALVSEPTYDANRLLSDERSVYWRALEQNPLQPMFNRAVQGKYPPGSTFKPVTLLAALTRGVVTADEVYDAVGYVEVGGVIFRDWTLTQGLPPAGPVNAVSALERSVNDYFYTIGLRAGIQAIAETARKLGLGQSAGLDIRPADVAGTVPDPEWKRRTLLELWYPGDTVNVSIGQGYLEVTPLQMALLYMGLANRGTIYQPYLVQSIIAPTGETVYEREPVVLTRYAAPKQHWDTLHEGLRAVVAGSRGTARNAFRNFPIPVAGKTGSAQVLGGETHAWFAAFAPYENPEVVVSVVVEYGGGGGAAASPIACRVLAAYFGLPYKGEDSVCP; encoded by the coding sequence GTGGGGCGGGTGCATCGCTGGGGACGGAAGGAGTCGGAAGCGGCCGAGCAGGAGCTGAAGCGGCGCACCCTCGCGATCGCCGTGCTGGGCCTGACCGTGCTCGCGTTGCTGCTGGTCCGCATGTGGCAGCTGCAGATCGTTCACGGGGAGGAGTATGCTCGGCTGGCCGACGGCAACCGGCTTCGCCGGCTGGCCACCACCGCTCCCCGGGGCCGCATTTATGACCGCAATGGCGTCGTCGTCGCCGACAACCGCCTCGTATTCACCGTTTCCATCGTGCCGGGCGGCCTCACGGAAGATCGCGAAGGCGTCATCGAGCGCTTGAGCGCCCTCCTGGGCATGACGCGGGAGGAGATCGAGGAGGCGCTGCTCGGCAAGCAGCGCGCCTATCCCTATGAGCCCATCCGCATCAAGCGCGACGTGCCGCCCGAAGTGGTGGTGGCCATCGAGGAGCAGCGCATGGATTTGCCGGGCGTCATCGTGGAGCAGGAGCCCGTGCGGGTCTACACCGCCGGCCCGGCGCTGACGCCGGTGCTGGGCCACGTGCTGACGGCTTCGGCCGAGGATTTGCGCTCCTTTGCGGGGTACCGTCCGGACGATCTCGTCGGCAAGACGGGCGTCGAGCGGGCGTATGAGGAGTACCTTCGCGGCGAGCACGGCTACCGGCAAGTGGAAGTCAACGCGCTGAGCCGGGTTGTGCGCGAGCTGGGTTCGGTGCCGCCCGTCCCGGGCCACGACTTGGTGCTGACCATCGACGCCGAGCTGCAGCAGGCGGTGGCGGAAATTTTGGCTGAGCGTATCGCCGAGCTGGCCGCCGACCCAAGCCGCACCCGGCCGCCGGGCGGCGGCGCGGTGGTGGTGCTGGACCCCCGCACCGGCGCTGTGCTGGCCTTGGTCAGCGAGCCGACCTACGACGCCAACCGCCTGCTGAGCGACGAGCGCAGCGTTTACTGGCGGGCGCTGGAGCAGAACCCGCTGCAGCCCATGTTCAACCGAGCGGTGCAGGGCAAGTACCCGCCGGGGTCCACGTTTAAGCCCGTGACGCTGCTGGCCGCGCTGACGCGGGGCGTCGTCACGGCCGACGAAGTGTACGACGCCGTCGGCTACGTGGAAGTGGGCGGTGTCATTTTCCGCGACTGGACGCTGACGCAGGGGCTGCCGCCCGCGGGGCCGGTCAACGCAGTGTCGGCGCTGGAGCGGTCGGTCAACGACTATTTCTACACCATCGGCTTGCGGGCCGGTATCCAGGCCATCGCCGAGACGGCGCGCAAGCTGGGGCTGGGGCAGTCCGCCGGGTTGGACATCCGGCCGGCGGACGTGGCCGGAACGGTCCCCGACCCGGAATGGAAGCGCCGCACGTTGCTGGAGCTGTGGTATCCCGGCGACACGGTAAACGTGTCCATCGGCCAGGGGTACCTGGAAGTTACGCCGCTGCAGATGGCGCTGCTGTACATGGGCTTGGCCAACCGCGGCACGATCTATCAACCGTACCTGGTGCAGTCCATCATCGCGCCCACGGGCGAGACGGTATACGAACGGGAGCCCGTGGTGCTGACCCGCTACGCTGCGCCCAAGCAGCACTGGGACACGCTGCATGAAGGATTGCGCGCGGTCGTGGCCGGCTCGCGCGGCACCGCTCGCAACGCGTTCCGCAACTTCCCCATCCCCGTCGCGGGCAAGACGGGGTCGGCCCAGGTGCTGGGCGGCGAAACCCACGCCTGGTTTGCGGCGTTTGCACCGTATGAAAATCCGGAAGTCGTCGTCTCCGTCGTGGTCGAGTACGGGGGCGGCGGCGGCGCCGCGGCTTCGCCCATCGCCTGCCGGGTTCTGGCCGCGTACTTCGGCTTGCCTTACAAGGGCGAGGACTCCGTTTGCCCGTAG
- the minC gene encoding septum site-determining protein MinC, with translation MEDGAMQGRDAVIFRGDRAGVSVCLNPDAPFGVVVEELRRKLSAARDFFAGATVRLEAGNRTLDAVEMRVLHELIRAHGLTLAETAGEALAPAAAPVAQAPTSAPAPLRQALHVKRRARASNGAVEEAARGGAFDVEDEPCLLVRRTLRSGQRLEFDGSVVIVGDVNPGAVVVASGDVIVVGALRGVVHAGARGNVNARVIALRLNPTQLRIAQYISRPPDGQEPHPTGPEMALVVDERIQIEQFEP, from the coding sequence GTGGAGGACGGCGCTATGCAAGGCAGGGATGCCGTCATTTTTCGCGGCGACCGCGCCGGCGTGTCCGTCTGCCTCAATCCCGACGCGCCGTTCGGGGTCGTCGTCGAGGAATTGCGTCGCAAGCTGAGCGCCGCCCGCGACTTTTTCGCGGGCGCCACCGTTCGGCTCGAGGCGGGCAACCGGACGCTCGATGCGGTAGAAATGCGCGTGCTGCACGAGTTGATTCGCGCACACGGGCTGACGCTGGCGGAGACGGCGGGAGAGGCTTTGGCACCGGCAGCCGCCCCGGTCGCGCAGGCGCCCACATCCGCGCCGGCGCCGTTGCGCCAAGCACTGCACGTGAAGCGCCGCGCACGGGCGAGCAACGGCGCGGTGGAGGAGGCCGCAAGGGGAGGGGCGTTCGACGTGGAAGACGAGCCGTGCCTGCTGGTGCGGCGCACGCTCCGCTCGGGGCAGCGCCTGGAGTTCGACGGCTCGGTGGTCATCGTGGGCGACGTCAACCCGGGGGCCGTAGTGGTGGCCTCCGGCGACGTCATCGTCGTGGGGGCGCTGCGGGGCGTCGTGCATGCCGGCGCGCGCGGCAACGTGAACGCGCGGGTCATCGCGCTGCGGCTGAATCCGACCCAGCTGCGCATCGCCCAGTACATTTCCCGGCCGCCCGATGGGCAGGAGCCCCATCCGACCGGACCGGAGATGGCACTGGTCGTGGACGAGCGCATCCAGATCGAGCAGTTCGAACCGTAA
- the minD gene encoding septum site-determining protein MinD translates to MAGRAIVITSGKGGVGKTTTTANLGAGLAMLGRRVCLVDADIGLRNLDVVMGLENRIVYDLVEVIEGHARLRNALVKDKRIDSLYLLPAAQTREKDAVSPEQMAALTEQLKAEFDYVLIDSPAGIEHGFRNAIAGADEAIIVCTPEVASVRDADRIIGLLEAHELKNPKLIINRIRPRMVRKGDMMDIDDIIEILAIELLGVVPDDEEIIVATNKGEPIVLNQRSRSAQAYRNIARRIEGEQVPFLQLEEGGLLDRVRSFIGIGRNRT, encoded by the coding sequence ATGGCTGGGAGAGCCATCGTCATCACCAGCGGCAAGGGCGGCGTCGGCAAGACGACGACGACGGCCAATCTGGGGGCCGGGCTGGCCATGCTGGGGCGGCGCGTCTGCCTCGTGGACGCCGACATCGGCCTGCGCAACCTGGACGTGGTCATGGGCTTGGAGAACCGCATCGTGTACGATCTGGTGGAAGTCATCGAGGGACATGCCCGCCTGCGCAACGCGTTGGTGAAAGACAAGCGCATTGACTCGCTGTACCTGCTGCCGGCGGCGCAGACGCGGGAGAAGGACGCCGTGTCGCCCGAGCAAATGGCGGCGCTGACCGAGCAGCTCAAGGCTGAGTTCGACTACGTGCTCATCGATTCGCCGGCCGGCATCGAGCACGGTTTTCGCAACGCCATCGCCGGCGCCGATGAAGCCATCATCGTTTGCACGCCGGAAGTGGCGTCGGTTCGCGACGCGGACCGCATCATCGGCTTGCTGGAAGCCCACGAGCTGAAGAACCCGAAGCTCATTATCAACCGCATCCGCCCGCGCATGGTGCGCAAGGGCGACATGATGGACATCGACGACATTATCGAAATCTTGGCCATCGAACTGCTTGGGGTCGTGCCGGACGACGAGGAAATCATCGTCGCCACCAACAAAGGCGAGCCCATTGTGCTCAACCAGCGCAGTCGTTCCGCCCAGGCGTATCGCAACATCGCCCGCCGCATCGAGGGCGAGCAAGTGCCGTTCCTGCAATTGGAGGAAGGCGGTCTTCTGGACCGGGTGCGGAGCTTCATCGGTATCGGGCGCAACAGGACTTAG
- the minE gene encoding cell division topological specificity factor MinE, giving the protein MLDLFTRWFRSEEQSKQVAKERLRLVLVQDRVSLTAQEMEALKEDLLAVISKYLEIDESGPDVTLERDGQSVALVATIPIKRTAAERVRG; this is encoded by the coding sequence GTGCTGGATTTGTTCACCCGCTGGTTCCGCAGCGAAGAACAAAGCAAACAGGTGGCCAAAGAGCGCCTGCGGCTGGTGCTGGTGCAGGACCGGGTATCCTTGACGGCCCAGGAGATGGAGGCGCTGAAAGAGGACTTGCTCGCCGTCATCTCCAAGTACCTCGAGATCGACGAGAGCGGTCCCGACGTGACGCTGGAGCGAGACGGCCAGTCGGTGGCGCTGGTGGCGACCATTCCCATCAAGCGCACCGCCGCGGAGCGCGTCAGAGGCTGA
- a CDS encoding rod shape-determining protein RodA: MERKRTRNFDFVLLISVLALFSFGLVVVFSATRGLNPSAPYHYVIRQAMAAAIGLLAGLVVAWRVDYHDLLRLAPLAYAATLLLLGGVLVAGRVSGGAERWISIGGFSLQPSELAKTSLILVLAHTLADSERVKRWSGVIRALAYTALPVGLVLLQPDLGTAITLIAITFGMLYFAGAQLRHLAILGALGAAAVVTAVVGSIQGWLPILKPYQVTRLVVFLDPYSYQHDAGWNVIQSMIAIGSGSFFGKGLFAGSQTQLNFVPARHTDFIFSVIGEEFGFVGGLLVLSLFALVFWRCGRILLTAKDRQGSLIVAGVVTILFVHVLINVGMTLGVMPVTGLPLPFISYGGTAVMTTFFNIGLVLNVGLRRKKLLF; the protein is encoded by the coding sequence ATGGAGCGCAAACGGACGCGCAACTTTGACTTCGTCCTGCTGATCTCGGTGCTCGCACTGTTCTCCTTCGGCTTGGTGGTCGTCTTCAGCGCCACGCGGGGGTTGAACCCATCGGCGCCGTACCACTACGTCATCCGGCAAGCCATGGCCGCCGCTATCGGCTTGCTGGCGGGCCTCGTCGTAGCCTGGCGCGTCGACTATCACGACCTGCTGCGCCTGGCGCCTCTGGCGTACGCTGCGACGCTGCTGCTGCTCGGCGGCGTGCTCGTGGCGGGCCGGGTCAGCGGCGGCGCCGAGCGGTGGATTAGCATCGGGGGCTTCAGCCTGCAGCCGTCGGAACTGGCCAAGACCAGCCTCATTCTGGTCCTGGCCCATACGCTGGCGGACAGCGAGCGCGTGAAGCGCTGGTCGGGCGTCATCCGGGCGCTGGCGTACACGGCGCTGCCGGTGGGGCTGGTGCTGCTGCAGCCGGACCTGGGCACCGCCATTACGCTGATCGCCATCACCTTCGGGATGCTGTATTTCGCCGGCGCCCAGCTGCGGCATCTGGCCATTCTCGGCGCGCTGGGCGCGGCGGCGGTGGTTACCGCCGTGGTCGGTTCCATTCAAGGCTGGCTTCCTATTCTCAAGCCGTACCAGGTGACGCGGCTCGTCGTTTTTCTTGACCCGTACAGCTACCAGCACGACGCCGGCTGGAACGTCATTCAGTCGATGATCGCCATCGGCTCGGGCAGCTTTTTCGGCAAAGGCCTCTTTGCCGGTTCGCAGACGCAGCTCAACTTCGTGCCGGCGCGGCACACCGACTTCATCTTTTCGGTCATCGGCGAGGAGTTCGGCTTCGTGGGCGGGCTGTTGGTGCTCTCCCTGTTTGCGCTCGTCTTCTGGCGGTGCGGACGCATTTTGCTGACGGCGAAAGACCGGCAAGGCAGCCTGATCGTCGCCGGCGTGGTGACCATTCTGTTCGTGCACGTCTTAATCAACGTCGGCATGACGCTGGGCGTCATGCCCGTGACGGGCTTGCCGCTGCCTTTCATCAGCTACGGCGGCACGGCCGTCATGACCACGTTCTTCAACATCGGCCTCGTCCTCAACGTGGGCCTGCGGCGGAAAAAGCTCCTCTTCTGA
- a CDS encoding peptidase M50: MTLFAVAGIRFRVHWLFVLLLLATAWTGRAAEGLVMFAVVLVHELAHVAAARGRGVTVREVELLPFGGVARTEGMLSADPGVEAAVAWAGPAANGVLAALGWLAGRWNAVPAGWALFFIGANGVVAAFNLLPALPLDGGRLYRAYRARQVGLRRATAEAARLGKALGAALILGGATLFALGVAAFTLPVLGAVVYTAAGREEAAAAYVFMAHLARRREALARRGCMAAAPLAARADVLLIQVLERFLPQKYYVVWIVDEGGRLVGVASESELLQALFERGPETPLKALVQGRFIDRK; encoded by the coding sequence GTGACGCTCTTCGCCGTCGCCGGCATTCGCTTCCGGGTGCACTGGCTCTTCGTGTTGCTGCTCTTGGCGACGGCGTGGACGGGCCGGGCGGCGGAGGGGCTCGTCATGTTTGCCGTAGTGCTTGTGCACGAGCTGGCTCACGTGGCGGCGGCCCGGGGCCGCGGCGTGACGGTGCGGGAAGTGGAGCTGCTGCCCTTCGGCGGCGTGGCGCGGACGGAAGGGATGCTCTCGGCGGATCCGGGCGTGGAGGCTGCGGTGGCGTGGGCGGGACCGGCCGCCAACGGGGTCTTGGCCGCACTGGGCTGGCTAGCCGGGCGCTGGAACGCGGTGCCCGCGGGCTGGGCGCTTTTTTTCATCGGAGCCAACGGGGTCGTGGCCGCCTTCAACCTGCTGCCCGCCCTGCCTCTGGACGGCGGCAGGCTGTACCGGGCGTACCGGGCGCGGCAAGTGGGCTTGCGCCGAGCCACGGCGGAAGCGGCCCGGCTGGGGAAGGCGCTGGGTGCGGCGTTGATTCTCGGCGGCGCGACGCTGTTCGCGCTGGGGGTCGCGGCCTTTACGCTGCCCGTGCTGGGCGCCGTCGTTTACACGGCCGCCGGCCGGGAAGAGGCGGCCGCCGCCTACGTGTTCATGGCCCATCTCGCGCGGCGGCGCGAGGCGCTGGCCCGCCGTGGGTGCATGGCGGCGGCACCGCTGGCCGCCCGCGCGGACGTGCTTCTCATCCAGGTTCTCGAACGGTTCTTGCCCCAGAAGTATTACGTCGTCTGGATCGTGGACGAAGGCGGCCGCCTGGTGGGCGTCGCGTCCGAATCCGAGCTGCTGCAGGCGCTGTTCGAGCGGGGGCCGGAGACGCCGCTGAAAGCGCTTGTGCAAGGGCGTTTCATTGACAGAAAGTAA
- a CDS encoding ribonuclease G, producing MEKEIIVNAGFGETRAAIREDRRLVDLFLERENHQSVVGNIYKGRVENVLPGMQAAFVDIGLERNAFLYVDDVIEPSNGTDGGTARSRFKSINDVLKPGDEIIVQVAKGPIGTKGARIVTNLSIPGRYVVLTPKTDHIAVSRRITDEAERERLKAVARKVCPPGVGLIIRTLAQGKDEEAIAQDCRFLLSVWRKIQRRAQTQPAPALLYKDFDLVYRLVRDEFTPEVTKFIVDDEATYRTILDLLDAFSPAMKSRVYKYSGAKPIFEFYGIEEQIQRSLQRKVWLESGGYIVIDHTEALTSIDVNTGRFIGTTDLADTVLKTNLEAAREIAYQLRLRDIGGIIIIDFIDMDSDADRQKVLAEFEAALGRDKTRSHILGFTSLGLLEMTRKKVTEDMMARLQRTCPYCDGSGRVLSEETVAHRAERELIKRARSTDDEAFLVVCHPSVASVIIGPNGSVLHRLEQLTGKTIYVKGSETMHVEEFQITSGDKQAMEELALPVRPGEVVDIRIEEPHITNPNDGIARIEGYVIDVEGGGRHVGQRHKVEITRVFRTYAKARLVVN from the coding sequence ATGGAAAAAGAGATTATCGTCAACGCCGGCTTCGGAGAGACGCGAGCGGCGATCCGGGAAGATCGCCGGCTCGTTGACCTGTTTTTGGAGCGGGAAAACCACCAGTCGGTGGTGGGAAACATTTACAAAGGCCGGGTCGAAAACGTCCTGCCGGGCATGCAGGCGGCGTTCGTCGACATCGGCCTCGAACGCAACGCGTTCTTGTACGTGGACGACGTCATCGAACCGAGCAACGGCACGGACGGAGGAACGGCGCGAAGTCGCTTCAAGTCCATCAACGACGTGCTGAAGCCGGGCGATGAAATCATCGTCCAGGTCGCCAAGGGGCCCATCGGCACCAAAGGGGCCCGGATCGTCACGAACCTTAGCATCCCCGGCCGCTACGTGGTGTTGACGCCGAAGACGGATCATATCGCCGTCTCCCGGCGCATCACCGACGAGGCCGAGCGGGAACGGCTGAAGGCCGTGGCCCGCAAAGTGTGCCCGCCGGGCGTCGGCCTGATTATCCGCACGCTGGCCCAGGGCAAGGACGAAGAAGCGATCGCCCAGGATTGCCGGTTCTTGCTCAGCGTGTGGAGGAAGATTCAGCGCCGCGCCCAGACCCAGCCCGCCCCCGCCTTGCTGTACAAAGACTTCGACCTCGTGTACCGCCTCGTACGCGACGAATTCACCCCGGAAGTGACGAAGTTCATCGTTGACGACGAAGCCACGTACCGCACCATCCTGGATCTGCTGGACGCCTTCTCGCCGGCCATGAAGTCACGCGTGTACAAGTACTCCGGCGCGAAGCCCATCTTTGAGTTTTACGGCATCGAAGAGCAGATCCAGCGGTCGCTGCAGCGCAAGGTGTGGCTCGAGAGCGGTGGCTACATCGTCATCGATCACACGGAAGCTTTGACGAGTATTGACGTGAACACGGGGCGGTTCATCGGCACGACGGATTTGGCCGACACGGTGCTGAAGACGAACTTGGAGGCGGCGCGGGAAATCGCGTATCAGCTGCGTTTGCGGGACATCGGGGGCATTATCATCATCGACTTCATCGACATGGACTCCGACGCGGACCGCCAGAAAGTGCTGGCCGAGTTCGAGGCGGCGCTGGGGCGCGACAAGACTCGCTCGCACATTTTGGGCTTCACAAGCCTGGGCCTGCTGGAGATGACCCGCAAGAAGGTGACCGAGGACATGATGGCCCGGCTGCAGCGCACCTGCCCGTACTGTGACGGTTCGGGCAGGGTGCTGTCCGAGGAGACCGTAGCCCACCGGGCCGAGCGGGAGCTGATCAAGCGGGCGCGCTCCACGGACGACGAAGCGTTTCTCGTGGTGTGCCATCCCTCGGTGGCTTCGGTTATCATCGGCCCCAACGGTTCGGTGCTGCACCGGCTGGAGCAGTTGACGGGGAAGACCATTTACGTCAAAGGGTCCGAAACGATGCATGTGGAAGAGTTTCAAATCACCTCGGGCGACAAGCAGGCCATGGAAGAGCTGGCGTTGCCGGTGCGGCCCGGGGAAGTGGTGGACATTCGCATCGAGGAGCCCCACATCACCAATCCCAACGACGGCATTGCGCGCATCGAGGGCTACGTCATCGACGTGGAAGGCGGCGGGCGCCACGTGGGGCAGCGGCACAAAGTGGAAATTACCCGGGTGTTCCGCACGTACGCCAAAGCCAGATTGGTCGTCAATTGA
- the rplU gene encoding 50S ribosomal protein L21 — protein sequence MASYAIIETGGKQYKVTEGQSIRVEKLPVEPGQEVRLERVLLVSKDGSVKIGKPTVEGAAVVARAKEHGRGRKIVIFKYKPKKNYRRRAGHRQPYTELLIEKIEA from the coding sequence ATGGCGAGCTATGCGATTATAGAAACGGGCGGAAAGCAATACAAGGTCACTGAGGGCCAGTCCATCCGCGTCGAGAAGCTGCCGGTGGAGCCGGGGCAGGAAGTGCGCCTCGAGCGGGTCTTGCTGGTCAGCAAGGACGGCAGCGTGAAGATCGGCAAGCCGACGGTGGAGGGCGCGGCGGTGGTGGCGCGGGCCAAGGAGCATGGCCGCGGCCGCAAGATCGTGATCTTCAAGTACAAGCCCAAGAAGAATTATCGTCGGCGTGCCGGCCATCGGCAGCCGTACACGGAGCTGCTGATCGAGAAGATCGAAGCGTAA
- a CDS encoding ribosomal-processing cysteine protease Prp, with product MVTVEVYRDAAGRIRGFRSTGHAGYGAYGQDIVCAAVSAITQTAVLGLLEHVKAEAAVAQAPGRLECKVSGEWAAREAVQAVLAAMTLGLREVERQYPKHVRVRDVEVSS from the coding sequence ATGGTTACGGTCGAGGTGTACCGGGACGCCGCGGGCCGCATCCGGGGATTTCGCTCCACGGGCCACGCCGGCTACGGCGCGTACGGGCAGGACATCGTCTGCGCAGCGGTGTCGGCCATCACGCAGACGGCCGTGCTGGGGCTGCTGGAGCACGTCAAGGCGGAAGCGGCCGTAGCGCAGGCGCCGGGCCGCTTGGAGTGCAAGGTCAGCGGCGAGTGGGCGGCGCGGGAAGCCGTGCAGGCGGTGCTGGCGGCGATGACGCTGGGCCTGCGCGAAGTGGAGCGGCAGTATCCGAAGCACGTGCGCGTGCGCGACGTTGAGGTTTCATCTTAA
- a CDS encoding 50S ribosomal protein L27, translated as MDLQLFATKKAGGSSRNGRDSRSKRLGVKRHSGQLVTAGSIIVRQRGTKVHPGVNVGMGKDFTLYAKIDGYVQFEPMGRNGKRVSVYPEPVAAS; from the coding sequence ATGGATCTGCAGCTGTTTGCGACGAAGAAGGCCGGCGGCAGCTCGAGGAACGGCCGCGACAGCCGGAGCAAGCGGCTGGGCGTCAAGCGTCACAGCGGCCAGCTGGTGACGGCCGGCAGCATTATCGTGCGCCAGCGCGGCACCAAGGTTCATCCCGGCGTGAACGTGGGGATGGGGAAGGACTTCACGCTGTACGCGAAGATCGACGGCTACGTGCAGTTTGAGCCGATGGGCCGCAACGGCAAGCGGGTCAGCGTGTACCCCGAGCCGGTCGCCGCGTCGTGA
- a CDS encoding GTPase ObgE has protein sequence MFHDEARIYVKAGDGGNGCVSFRREKFVPMGGPDGGDGGKGGDVILQVDPSLRTLIDFRYKTHYRAENGQHGQGSNRHGRDGEDLIVRVPPGTLVKDEATGEYVADLVAPGDAVVVARGGRGGRGNARFKSPTRQAPRFAEKGEPGEERWLILELRLVADVGLVGFPNAGKSTLLSRISAARPKIAPYPFTTLEPNLGVVWVGEGQSFVVADIPGLIEGAHQGVGLGHDFLKHIERTRVLIHVVDASGLEGRDPVNDFHVINEELRLYQPKLLEKPQLVAANKMDLAEARANFERLKQAVEKAGFQVFPISAATGEGVDKLMYAAWELVKNAPAPEPVAVNPAVLVAPRQRAPLSAYTITRDEDGVLVVEGEGLRRLLARLDLDNEEAVRFLQKVFRDIGLNDALREAGVQDGDVVRVAGHEFEFRDEDEL, from the coding sequence TTGTTTCACGACGAAGCGCGCATCTACGTGAAAGCCGGCGACGGCGGCAACGGCTGCGTCAGCTTCCGGCGTGAAAAGTTCGTACCGATGGGCGGGCCGGACGGCGGCGACGGCGGCAAGGGCGGCGACGTCATCCTGCAAGTCGATCCGAGCCTGCGCACGCTCATCGACTTCCGCTACAAGACGCACTACCGCGCCGAAAACGGCCAGCACGGCCAGGGCAGCAACCGCCACGGCCGCGACGGGGAAGATCTCATCGTGCGGGTGCCGCCGGGCACCTTGGTGAAAGACGAGGCGACGGGCGAGTACGTGGCGGACTTGGTCGCGCCGGGCGATGCGGTGGTGGTGGCGCGCGGAGGCCGGGGCGGCCGGGGCAATGCGCGCTTCAAGTCGCCGACGCGCCAGGCGCCGCGCTTCGCCGAGAAGGGCGAGCCGGGCGAGGAGCGCTGGCTCATCCTGGAGCTGCGGCTGGTGGCCGACGTGGGGCTGGTGGGCTTTCCCAACGCCGGCAAGTCTACGCTGCTTTCCCGCATCAGCGCCGCCCGCCCCAAAATCGCGCCCTATCCGTTTACGACGCTGGAGCCCAACTTGGGCGTCGTGTGGGTCGGCGAAGGGCAAAGCTTCGTCGTCGCCGACATTCCCGGCCTCATCGAAGGCGCTCACCAGGGCGTGGGCCTGGGCCACGACTTCCTGAAGCACATCGAGCGCACCCGGGTTCTCATCCACGTGGTGGACGCCTCGGGTCTGGAGGGGCGGGACCCGGTGAACGATTTCCACGTCATCAACGAGGAGCTGCGCCTGTATCAGCCGAAGCTCTTGGAAAAGCCGCAGTTGGTGGCGGCCAACAAGATGGACTTGGCCGAGGCGCGGGCCAATTTCGAACGGCTCAAGCAAGCGGTCGAAAAGGCCGGGTTCCAGGTGTTTCCCATCTCGGCGGCCACCGGGGAAGGCGTGGACAAGCTGATGTACGCCGCATGGGAGCTGGTCAAGAATGCGCCGGCGCCCGAGCCCGTCGCCGTCAATCCGGCCGTCTTGGTGGCGCCCCGGCAGCGGGCGCCGCTGTCGGCGTACACGATTACGCGCGATGAGGACGGCGTGCTGGTGGTGGAAGGCGAAGGGCTCCGGCGGCTGCTGGCGCGCCTGGACTTGGACAACGAAGAGGCGGTGCGCTTCCTGCAGAAGGTGTTTCGGGATATCGGCCTGAACGATGCGCTGCGGGAAGCGGGCGTGCAGGACGGCGACGTGGTGCGGGTGGCGGGGCACGAGTTTGAGTTTCGCGATGAAGACGAATTATGA